From Bacillus sp. Bos-x628, the proteins below share one genomic window:
- a CDS encoding PqqD family protein, producing MIQLLNSKLKIERVPALAPYVTLQKKHLTDTQYGSTLPINESAYHMLKKVDGKRTEANITAELADLFQVDESVIARDFYQLIIGLNQHHLLSIHYRSPYPVVTACCQFFKQYQVKLKERFDCTGHSFFQILMTALRMVTRKIIFFWLLFMVMAGIAFLFVPDASIVAIAIYFSIIYLGLITGTALHEAAHGYAHRKFAGRDGPQGFFASDMMSVKFVRPVLNPYHKKQVWITLLGPLVPGLIGAVGIIVTVLFLDENPISTGFFIFSITYFIQLLYLLPFMGDGKSILKQLLLGGMGGQRS from the coding sequence ATGATTCAACTTCTTAATAGTAAGCTAAAGATTGAGCGAGTTCCGGCTCTTGCGCCTTATGTGACATTACAAAAGAAGCATTTGACTGATACGCAATATGGAAGCACACTCCCGATTAATGAGAGTGCATATCATATGTTAAAGAAGGTTGACGGAAAGAGGACAGAAGCGAATATCACGGCAGAGCTTGCCGATTTGTTTCAAGTAGATGAGTCGGTGATTGCTCGTGATTTTTATCAGCTAATCATAGGGCTTAATCAGCACCATTTGCTTTCCATCCATTATCGCTCACCTTATCCAGTTGTCACGGCCTGCTGTCAATTTTTTAAGCAGTATCAAGTGAAGTTGAAGGAGCGGTTTGATTGTACGGGGCATTCATTCTTTCAAATATTGATGACTGCATTGCGAATGGTTACACGTAAAATTATCTTTTTCTGGCTGCTGTTTATGGTGATGGCAGGAATCGCTTTTTTATTCGTTCCGGATGCATCTATTGTAGCCATTGCGATCTATTTTTCAATTATTTATCTTGGATTAATTACTGGGACTGCTTTGCATGAGGCCGCACATGGGTATGCGCATCGGAAGTTCGCTGGACGTGATGGTCCTCAAGGTTTTTTTGCCAGCGATATGATGTCAGTCAAGTTTGTAAGGCCTGTATTAAATCCATATCATAAAAAACAGGTATGGATTACATTGCTTGGACCGCTCGTTCCTGGCTTGATTGGTGCAGTTGGAATCATTGTGACCGTTTTATTTTTAGATGAAAATCCAATTTCGACAGGGTTTTTCATTTTTTCCATTACGTATTTTATTCAGCTACTATACCTTCTTCCGTTTATGGGAGATGGTAAATCGATTTTAAAGCAGCTATTACTTGGTGGAATGGGAGGACAAAGATCATGA
- a CDS encoding ABC transporter ATP-binding protein, with amino-acid sequence MFTIESLTKTYKNNVTAVKNFDLNIAPNQIVAVSGPNGSGKTTMINCILGIIKHTEGKITIHGVTNDDPFFKKQVAYVPDDLLLPEALTGDEYLDFVSSMYECKTFHRRNQLIELFDMDSALSRPIETYSHGMKKKTQLIAAFMLDSKMVIMDEPFRGLDIEAVINTKKLMKRYAQHHGAILLSTHDMLSAEELCHKIAIISKGNKMEEGTVSALKDKYQSSTLEQVFLKASMLSDRGAHFDEIINHF; translated from the coding sequence ATGTTTACGATTGAGAGTTTAACCAAGACGTATAAAAATAATGTGACTGCTGTTAAAAATTTTGATTTAAACATCGCACCAAACCAAATCGTCGCTGTTTCTGGTCCCAATGGATCTGGCAAAACAACGATGATTAACTGTATACTCGGTATCATTAAGCATACAGAAGGAAAAATTACCATACATGGTGTCACAAATGATGACCCATTTTTTAAAAAACAAGTAGCCTATGTTCCAGATGACCTGCTACTCCCAGAAGCATTGACTGGTGATGAGTATTTAGATTTTGTTTCTTCTATGTATGAATGTAAAACATTTCATAGAAGAAATCAACTAATTGAATTGTTTGATATGGACTCGGCATTGTCACGACCTATTGAAACATATTCACATGGTATGAAAAAAAAGACACAATTGATTGCCGCCTTTATGCTTGATAGTAAAATGGTGATCATGGATGAGCCCTTTAGGGGACTTGATATTGAAGCGGTTATAAACACAAAGAAACTAATGAAGCGTTATGCCCAGCACCATGGTGCAATCTTGCTTTCAACGCATGATATGCTTTCAGCGGAAGAGCTGTGCCACAAAATTGCCATTATTTCTAAAGGAAATAAAATGGAAGAAGGAACGGTTTCAGCCCTAAAGGATAAGTATCAATCAAGCACACTGGAACAGGTGTTTCTGAAAGCTTCAATGTTAAGTGATAGGGGTGCACATTTTGATGAAATCATTAATCATTTCTAA
- a CDS encoding FbpB family small basic protein encodes MEKKKKRKKYRKHMDLTLDILIERNKYEIYTNRERIEAIYDRIDEKHTRTK; translated from the coding sequence ATGGAGAAAAAGAAAAAACGAAAAAAGTATAGAAAGCACATGGATCTCACATTGGATATATTAATTGAGCGTAATAAATATGAAATTTATACCAACCGAGAGCGAATAGAGGCGATTTACGATCGAATTGATGAAAAGCATACAAGGACAAAATAA
- the lepB gene encoding signal peptidase I yields the protein MTTNTKTQKKKSELWGWIKAIFIAFIAVFIIRNFLFAPYIVKGSSMYPTLHNTERVFVNKTVDYFGDYKRGQIIVLDGEDHSTHYVKRLIGLPGDKIEMKHDQLYVNGQKVAEPYLASNKKKAAAKGTLLTPDFGPLTVPKGKYFVMGDNRQNSMDSRNGLGLFKKSDIQGTTSFVFYPFQDIRFLNN from the coding sequence ATGACAACAAACACTAAAACACAAAAAAAGAAATCAGAATTATGGGGCTGGATTAAAGCCATCTTCATTGCATTCATTGCTGTCTTTATCATTCGTAACTTTTTATTTGCACCGTATATAGTAAAAGGCTCTTCTATGTATCCGACACTGCATAATACAGAACGAGTCTTTGTGAATAAAACAGTCGATTATTTCGGCGATTATAAACGAGGGCAGATTATTGTACTAGATGGGGAAGACCACAGCACTCATTACGTGAAACGATTAATTGGTTTACCAGGTGATAAAATTGAAATGAAACATGATCAATTATATGTAAATGGTCAAAAGGTGGCTGAACCTTATTTAGCTTCTAACAAAAAGAAGGCAGCCGCAAAAGGTACTTTGCTGACACCTGATTTTGGTCCTCTTACTGTCCCGAAAGGAAAATATTTTGTCATGGGCGACAATCGTCAAAATTCAATGGACAGCCGTAATGGTCTAGGTCTTTTTAAGAAGAGTGATATTCAAGGAACGACATCATTTGTGTTTTATCCTTTTCAAGATATTCGATTTTTAAATAATTGA
- a CDS encoding LTA synthase family protein, protein MKKIFANKYSFFVLAVLLFWAKSYAAYKLNFNLGVKGSFQEWLLLLNPLSSAIVFLGLALFFKGRKSAIVLIVIDFIMSALLYANVAYYRFFDDFLTFPTMKQAGNLGGGMTGGVLASIKPHDILYFLDILILIAIVIRRPEIKNFQMKKTFALLVVAAGVGLFFVNLHLAEKDRPELLTRTFDHKYIVKYLGIYNYAIYDGVQTAQNATQVANASSDDLTDVVNYTTSHYAKPNAEYFGKAKGKNIIKIHLESFQSFLIDYKLNGEEVTPFLNKLAHGKDDFTYFDNFFHQTGQGKTSDAELMMDNSMFGLPEGAAFVTKGENTYQSLPAILDQKAGYTSAVLHGDYKSFWNRDTIYKHMGIDQFFDASYYNMDEENLVNMGLKDKPFFKESIPLLKSMKKPFYAHLMTLTNHYPFNLDEKDATIAKATTGDKTVDNYFQTARYLDESLEQFFKDLKKSGLYKDSVILLYGDHNGISENHNRAMSEIQGKEITPYQNAQNQRVPLMIRIPGKKGGVNHTFGGEVDVMPTLLHLQGIDSNEFVNFGTDLFSKQHDDTVAFRNGNYVTPKYTLVDNTVYDTKTGKVVKQNKKTEAIKARVDNQLSLSDKVLYRDLLRFHKLSDFKPVNPSDYFYGNTNKEKTADSSAN, encoded by the coding sequence ATGAAAAAAATATTTGCGAACAAATATAGCTTTTTTGTCTTGGCTGTCCTTTTGTTTTGGGCAAAATCGTACGCAGCTTATAAACTGAACTTCAATTTAGGGGTAAAAGGTTCTTTTCAAGAGTGGCTTCTCTTATTAAATCCATTAAGTTCAGCCATTGTGTTTTTGGGACTGGCTCTCTTTTTCAAGGGGCGTAAATCTGCTATTGTTTTGATTGTTATTGATTTTATTATGTCCGCACTTTTATATGCAAATGTAGCGTATTATCGTTTCTTTGATGACTTTTTGACTTTCCCGACAATGAAGCAAGCAGGAAATCTTGGGGGAGGTATGACTGGCGGTGTGTTAGCGAGTATTAAGCCGCATGACATTTTGTACTTCCTTGATATCTTGATCTTAATTGCCATTGTTATCCGGAGACCGGAAATTAAGAATTTCCAAATGAAAAAGACGTTTGCATTGCTCGTTGTTGCAGCAGGTGTTGGGCTATTCTTTGTAAATCTTCACTTAGCTGAGAAGGATCGTCCAGAATTATTAACAAGAACATTTGATCATAAGTATATTGTAAAGTATTTAGGTATTTACAATTATGCGATTTATGACGGTGTGCAAACTGCGCAAAATGCGACGCAGGTCGCAAATGCGAGTAGTGATGATTTGACAGATGTTGTGAACTATACGACGTCTCATTATGCTAAACCAAATGCAGAGTATTTTGGCAAGGCAAAAGGAAAAAATATCATTAAAATCCATTTAGAAAGCTTCCAGTCGTTCTTAATTGACTACAAATTAAATGGAGAAGAAGTAACACCATTTCTAAATAAGCTGGCTCATGGAAAAGATGATTTTACGTATTTTGATAACTTCTTTCATCAGACAGGTCAAGGGAAAACATCAGATGCTGAGCTGATGATGGATAATAGTATGTTTGGTTTGCCAGAAGGTGCGGCATTTGTGACAAAAGGTGAAAATACGTATCAATCACTTCCTGCCATCTTGGATCAAAAAGCAGGCTACACAAGTGCAGTGCTCCACGGGGATTATAAATCTTTCTGGAATCGTGATACGATTTACAAGCATATGGGAATTGATCAATTCTTCGATGCCTCTTATTACAACATGGATGAAGAAAACCTTGTGAATATGGGGCTAAAGGATAAGCCGTTCTTTAAAGAATCAATCCCGTTGTTAAAATCAATGAAAAAACCATTTTATGCACATTTAATGACACTTACAAATCACTATCCATTTAATTTAGACGAAAAAGATGCCACAATTGCAAAAGCAACAACTGGTGATAAAACAGTGGATAATTACTTCCAAACTGCAAGATATTTGGATGAGTCGTTAGAGCAATTTTTCAAGGACTTGAAAAAATCAGGTTTGTATAAAGACTCTGTCATTTTGTTATATGGTGATCATAATGGTATTTCTGAAAATCATAACCGTGCTATGAGTGAGATTCAAGGCAAAGAAATTACACCTTATCAAAATGCACAAAATCAGCGTGTACCACTGATGATTCGTATTCCTGGCAAAAAGGGAGGCGTGAATCATACCTTTGGTGGTGAGGTGGACGTGATGCCGACGCTTCTTCACTTGCAAGGCATTGACTCAAATGAGTTTGTGAATTTTGGGACAGATTTATTCTCTAAACAGCATGATGATACGGTTGCGTTCCGTAACGGAAACTATGTCACACCGAAATACACTCTTGTTGATAATACGGTCTATGACACGAAAACTGGCAAGGTAGTGAAACAAAATAAAAAGACAGAGGCCATTAAAGCCCGGGTTGATAATCAGTTAAGCTTATCAGATAAAGTGCTTTACAGGGATCTGCTTCGATTCCATAAACTGTCTGATTTTAAACCAGTTAATCCATCTGATTATTTCTATGGTAATACAAACAAAGAAAAAACAGCGGATTCTTCTGCCAATTAA
- a CDS encoding histidine phosphatase family protein: MKTYYFIRHCQASGQSEEATLTQQGIVQSQALAQLFSDIHLNQIISSPYKRAVQSIEPLAHEKQLKIHIDNRLSERVLSSKILDDWYEKLKLSFTDMNIVFEGGESSQDAMYRIVEVLHEQIDSEEDHTLFVTHGNIMSLLLKHFDSTIGFKEWKNLSNPDVYILKYHSADHVKIERMWNAT; the protein is encoded by the coding sequence ATGAAAACATATTATTTCATCAGACATTGTCAAGCAAGTGGACAATCCGAAGAAGCGACTTTAACGCAGCAAGGAATCGTTCAATCACAAGCACTTGCTCAGCTCTTTTCCGACATCCATCTCAATCAGATCATTTCAAGTCCTTACAAAAGAGCAGTACAATCCATTGAGCCACTTGCTCATGAAAAACAACTCAAGATTCACATCGATAACCGTCTCTCTGAACGCGTGTTAAGTAGCAAAATACTTGATGATTGGTATGAAAAACTAAAACTTAGTTTTACCGATATGAATATCGTCTTTGAAGGCGGTGAATCAAGCCAAGATGCCATGTATCGCATTGTAGAGGTACTTCATGAACAAATAGACTCAGAAGAAGATCACACCCTCTTTGTCACACACGGCAATATCATGAGCTTGCTTCTCAAACACTTTGATTCAACAATAGGCTTTAAAGAATGGAAAAACCTAAGCAATCCAGATGTGTATATTTTGAAATACCACAGCGCTGACCATGTGAAAATAGAGCGTATGTGGAATGCCACATAG